CAGGAATAGCTCGGTCATAGGTACCATACGAAGAAAGGTCTTCCGTTCATTGAAGAAAAGAGAAAACGAATAAAAAAGCAACAACAAGCTCTAACTCGGGAATAAAATAACAACTGGAATGCTTCATCTCGTAAGCAGACTTTGATTGATCGAATGCTTTTTCTCTACTACTTCATTACTTTTATATCTAGGTCTACCATTAGGCACCCTTCATTCTAAATAAGTAGTTTACAGGGAGGAGTTCGATCCATTAGGTTCTTCGATTTGTTCAGAAAAGAAAGGAGAGACAAGAAAACATCTTTGATTACGATTAAAAGAGAACCAAAACACTTTTTTTTTACTATCGCAGTCTCGACCAAAATTGTTTCGGCACCGGATTTTCAGGACAACCCGGAAGACCTTTTTTAAGTCCGTTATAGCAAAAACCAATGAATTTGCGGCGATATCTCATTTCTTGGAAGCTACTATAAAAGGGGAGCGGGAAAGCTGCAGTAATTCTTTGTAAAAGCCCTCTCTCTTCTCTTTGTCTTCGAGCTTCCTTTAATCTATTGTTTCCGTTTCTTCATATACCTCCCCACCAATAGATAGAGACAAATGGGAATAGCCGAACCACGTCTACAAAATGCCAGTACCATGCAGCTGCTTCAAAGCCAACGTGATGCTCCTTGGTCAGATGACCAAGATATTGGCGAATACCACATACGATCAAGAAAAGAGTACCTATAATCACATGAAACCCATGAAAGCCCGTTGCTAAGAAAAAGGTAGAACCATAAATACTATCCGAAATAGTGGAGGGTGCTTGATAATATTCCATTCCTTGAAAGCCCGTGAATACTAGAGCCAGTGAAACGGTAGCTACTAAAGCGTAAACAGCTCGCTTTTCCTTCCCCGCGAGTATAGCATGATGAGCCCAAGTTACGGCAGCTCCGGATGAAGGGAGAATAAGGGTATTAAGAAAAGGGATTTCCCGAGGATCTAAAACCCCAATCCCCTTTGGGGGCCAAATACCTCCGATCTCTACCGTAGGTGCCAAAGAGGAATGAGAAGAAGCCCAAAAAAGAGCAAAAAGGAACATAACCTCCGATACGATAAACAGAATAAAACCATATCGAGGTCCTAATTGTACGACTTTGGTATGATGTCCTTCCAACGTGGATTCACGTAGAACATCGCGCCACCATACGAACATAGTATATAGGAGAAATATGAGGCCCAAACTGAGAAGTGTTGCACCCCCTTGAAATGGGTGCATGTACATCACACCTCCTACGGTGGTTGCCAAAGCTCCGAGGGAACCCGAAATAGGCCATGGACTTGGATCTACCAAATGATAAGAATGCCTCTGAGATTCAATCATAAACTACTTTGCCTCGGTTGGTATGTAAACCCCCCCTTCACCCCCACCCCCTAAAGTGGTAAAGAAGGGCTCTTTGGGGTATAATTTTCTTTCTATCTGACCAGGGCAAACAAATAGGAAGGGATGGTTCTTTCATTGCATTGATAGAAGTCTAACTATAAAAGGATCTATCTATTACTTTGTGAGAAGAGAGTCGTTGGTTTGACCGACAGACGACTACGCGGGAAAGCAGAGATCTTGGCAAGCCAAGCATGGGAGACGGAGCTGGGCGATAATAGCTGCTCCGCATCCCAAAGCGCGCTGCCCTCCTAGGCGCGCAACACTAAGTAATCCAAGCCAACCCACATTACTGACTAACGGTGGATAATCATATTTCCTTTTCGTGCCATATTATTATACTTTACTTTCTTTTTCCATTTTTTATTCCCGGTCCAGTATTTGTTCTCGAAGGCCGTAGTACTATGGTAACCAAGATCCATAATATGAAAACCCAAATGAGAATGAGAGTCCGAAGGAGAATCATAGATAAGGCAAAGCGTTTTTACCCGTTATCCCCTAAGATCTCAATCATATAGTTAGAGTAGGGGCCGCGTTCTCTGATATCTCGCTCAACCCTAGCTAGGAATTTAATTTCCCCCCTGTCCCTTTGTTCCAGGCTCCACTCTCGGTGGGTTTTGTCCCCACTAACTAATTACGACCACTGAACAAACTTGGTTGACGAACATGGTTTATGCGCCGCTAATGTAGCGGCTTGTCGAGCATTTGACAAACTCACACCATCCATTTCAAATAGGATTTGTCCCGTGGACACACGAGCAATCCAACCCGTAGGATTTCCTTTTCCTCTTCCCATTCTGACTTCTGTAGGTTTCCCGGTAATAGGGAGATCTGCGAGAACTCTTACCCATATCTTACCATTTTTTTCGGAATTTTCCGCTCATAGCACGATGGAATTGTCCGATTATAGCCCGACGCGCTGCTTCAATGGCTCGATATGCAAGACGCCCCGCTCTACAACTTTTAGTGCCATATCTTCCAAAACCAAGTTGTGTACCGTCCGGTTTGCAACCCCTACTACATCTGCCTTTACGATATTTACTATATTTTCTACGTTTCGGATATAGCACGTCCCCTTTTTTGTAGACTATATGAAATCCACACTTTGACACCTGAGATTCCGTAACGAGTAGATACTTCCGCAGGAGCATAATCTATTTTCTGGTTAAATACATTACGAGATGTTTTTCCAGACTTTCCGCATTCAGTTCTAGCTATTTCTGCACCCTTTAATCGACCTGAACAACATATACGGATCCCCTCCACCCCCTTTTTCATTACTAATGGAATATCCTTCACTATTTTACTAAAAATGGAACGAAATGATCTTGTTTTGTTTCTCGGTTGAAAAGAGATGTCTTGGGCAATCGGAGAAGCACTTTGATAAACAGATTTTATCTTGACTGACTCAATTAAGGTATTAGTATTTGTTCTATTAAACAACAAAGATCGCATTTTTTTAACTTCGTTCAAATAAGAGTTGTACCCGTATGGAATTATTCTGT
Above is a window of Daucus carota subsp. sativus mitochondrion, complete sequence DNA encoding:
- the rpl16 gene encoding ribosomal protein L16 (start codon based on PubMed IDs 8193306 and 9327595), translating into MLYPKRRKYSKYRKGRCSRGCKPDGTQLGFGRYGTKSCRAGRLAYRAIEAARRAIIGQFHRAMSGKFRKKW
- the cox3 gene encoding cytochrome oxidase subunit 3 — encoded protein: MIESQRHSYHLVDPSPWPISGSLGALATTVGGVMYMHPFQGGATLLSLGLIFLLYTMFVWWRDVLRESTLEGHHTKVVQLGPRYGFILFIVSEVMFLFALFWASSHSSLAPTVEIGGIWPPKGIGVLDPREIPFLNTLILPSSGAAVTWAHHAILAGKEKRAVYALVATVSLALVFTGFQGMEYYQAPSTISDSIYGSTFFLATGFHGFHVIIGTLFLIVCGIRQYLGHLTKEHHVGFEAAAWYWHFVDVVRLFPFVSIYWWGGI